GGGAACAACAAATCTATCCCCCGAAGCATCAATGGGTTTAAGTGATTGCAATTTGTCTGCAAGGCTTGGTGACAGTAACCATTTTCTAACATTAACATCATATGCACACAAGCACCAGTCATAGGTGAACCAATAGAATGTGTAGTTTCTAAACACTGCATTTGTGTTTTATAGTAAGATGGTGTAGGGAAGATATGTCAGTATGCGCTTATAAATTCTCTAGGGAATATGTTACCTTATAAATAGACGGATAGAGTAGCCACTAAGAAACTTTAACAAATTGTGCTCATCTTTCAAATTCCCACAAAATTTCTGTCTCTACATATCTATATTTAATAGTTTGTCCCTAGAAATATAGCTTAGTTGCGTATAATATTTACCCTCTATATTTAACCAAagaaaatatttactctctctatatatataaaaaaaagggaaaaatacataaagtagcatacttaaatattaaattacaaaaaataacaacacttttatcaaattatattttgtagcatatatatttgtatttttgtaacaacaatttgcaaaaatacaaaatacatttcgatcataaggacagtaaaaatcatatgtatttgtatttttgtagcaacagtttgcaaaaatacaaaatacaacttgttatattatgtaattatgaaactgttgctatgaaactcataattaaggggataagtatgctatttatgaATTTTGCCCTAAAAAAAGGGGGGAAAGGACATTGGCTGACCACTTTAAAAAGAAATGACCCACAATTTGAAAATGTGGACAATTGAAGCCAGTCAAcccaatttatttttcttttttagccatttggcccaattggacacatgcagtctctatactcaattgatatacttttataccacattgatacacttttatactacattgatacacttttttaaaaaaaaaaagaaagaaaactttatgcaagcacatgcagtccctatacccaattgatacctTTTTacaccacattgatacacttttataacaaGAGGGAAGGAAAAACTATGCATGCATATGCAGTGGCCATATACCcgattgatactcttttatagtagattaatacacttttataccacatcgatacagtatatataccacataaatacacCTTTCACAGAGGAAATCTGTGCAAGTATATACAATAATTGCAACTAAAGATTATATAGaatgtatagaaattatgtaattgtcATATAGAATGGGTATATAAACTGTAAAGttattgtacaaaatatattttttatggtgtatacaaattatatcattgttatataaaaatataaaaataaaataaatagcatCATCAACTAGCTAGAAAAGAATAACTACAAACTTATATTTGATTGTTTAAACAATAAAgagcaaattttttattttttttgtactaaACCAGTAGGAAAaatgaaactagaaaaaaaactaaaataaaacaaaagaaaagaagtaaaatgacaACTATAAAAAacgaaaataaaaagaaaaagcagAAGAAGCTTACGAAAGTTGGTCGCTATCTGGTCAACAAATGCGGCTATAAATTGGAAATTAAACATTTGGCTATTTTTTGAGATTAGTTTCAGCCGAGTTAAGCGTGAATGGCTATTTATCGGGTTTTTAGTTTTAGGGGCTAtttttaggatattatttgggaaaaattcagaaatagcatacttatccccttaataatgagttttatagcaacagttttataattacataatatagcaagttgtattttatatttttgcaaactgttgctacaaaaatacaaatacatatgatttttattgctcttatgatcgatatgtattttgtatttttgcaaaccgttgctataaaaatacaaatacatatgctacaaaatgtaatttgataaaagttttgttatttttgtaatttaatacttaagtatgttactttatgtattttttccttattttattttttaattttaagtgtcatttttattcttttccctaaaaaagaaaaatattcttacaTCCATAAATAATATACGTACATATATGTTAAGAAAATATATTCATTATCTAGTAAAAAAGTTAGATCCGCGTGTGTGTGTTTGTTACACTCCGCATCATCCTCTCTTCCTCAAATTAAACCTACACCTTGGTGATTTCCCTACTTTTTCAAACCTGTCCTATTTATACTCTTCCTCTCCTTTTTGTTCCATTGATCATTGAAACAACCAAAGTCTGAATTCtaaaaaattgttcaagaacaacaacaacaacaacaataacattgTTGAGTCGCCAAAATGTCGTGGCAAACCTATGTGGATGATCATTTGATGGTCGACCTTGAAGGCGGTCACCTCTCCGCAGCGGCTATTCTTGGCTTTGATGGTAGCGTTTGGGCTCAAAGCTCCGACTTCCCTAAGGTTATTTCTTATCTCCAAATAACAATTTTATCAAGTACCTGTTATATggtcttgtaatttttttttaaataacgaTAATATTTGGATCAATGCTCATGACAATTAATTATGATGAGATTTTGATCAATGTGCTCATAATAATATTATCCAGTAATTAAGTACGATCTAGTTTTGTGGATCTGTTCGTTTcacatttctctttttttccttgtaCAATATAACGTTATGTTTCTCCGAAATGGATGTATCCTAATATACTTTTCGTTCATTCGTTGATATTAGATCTATCATTCACGATTATGTAGGTTAATTATGTTTTCAAAAAATGTGAGTTTCGATTTCTGATTATTTGGTAAACTATCATACATAGACAGTCTCAAAAATTAATGTATATCACAGCTAATTTCTGTGTATGTTGATATTGTCGTGTAAATATCTTCAATTGGCTATATGTAATGCTCTAGCCAATTGATTGTATATGCTTGGATCTTAATATTTTTAGCTAGGCAGCTAAAAGAAATTCATTTGCATAGCAAGGGAGCAACTATACGatcatattcttttatttaaattgtaAAAGGGCAAgaaaattcatttttctcaaagtGTTTAAGGATCACATTTCTCAAATTGTTTAAGGATCATTTATGGTCTTAAATGATCATTTTTCTTACCGTTCCTAGAGCTATTTCTTCGTTGTATTTAAggaaaatatatcttttttaGCTTTTCAGAattctttttagttttatgtttttttaataagAGATTCTCATGTTTACATATAAGAGATCTTAAAAGACCATTTCTTCTATTTAAATTGTTAAGATCATTTCTTCTATCTAAATTGTAATACCGTAGCGATCTCATTTCCTCTAACAATTACTATATAAGTACTCTCTATATTTaaccaaataagaaaaattacTCTCTATATTAAAAGGGCGAGATCCTCATTTGATGATACTTACAAGTTACATCCATAAACAGTATAAATCGAAGAATGTCATCCAAATATGTTATATACTTCGTATCATAGATggatctaaaaaaaaaaaaaacattaaacaGACAACATATGAAAATATCTAATAcctttatttaaatttaatctatataataagtatataaaataatcaatatgTAATATTGTATACATAGGTTACGAAATATATTCATTATCTAGTAAAAAAGTTTGTTACACCCCGCATCATTCTCTCTTCCTCAAACCAACACTTTGGTTAGTTCCCAACTTTGCAAAcctgttctatttatattctaccTCCCTCTTTTGCTCCATTGAACTTTGAAACAACCAGTAAAACAATTTTAATCGGTCAAGGTTCGAACCCGGTTGTTAATGCagaaatgcacactcttgaccactgAACTATGCTTCTCTCgcttgtcaagggtgtgcaacaacatgtatataaccataaatatctatatttaatcaATATACTCGAAAAAAATTTCCGACGAAGggttgtggctccgccactgcatGAACGTGTCCTATAAAAGTTAAAAGCAATATAATTGATTTAGATATCGTTTTGAGCTTATTGATTTTTTTCTCCTCGTGGAATTAAGAGAGCCATAATCTAGTGCTCATTAATCCTGCAAAATGTAAAATTTCTATGCGAAATTACTCTAAGTAGGAATGATAATATATGACTGGTTTAAATTTCATGTCATGATAAGAATCGATGACAACACTTGGGAATCTAAGGAGTGATTTCAATCATATTTAACGTTGATTTTGTCAAAATATGAAATTGTTGACGAGTTTTATGAGGTGTGTTTTTGAGTGTTTACAGTTTAAACCAGAGGAAATTACTAATATCATGAAAGATTTTGATGAACCTGGATTTCTTGCTCCCACTGGACTATTCCTTGGTGGTACAAAGTACATGGTTATCCAAGGAGAACCTGGCGCTGTCATCCGTGGCAAAAAGGTACTCTTGTTTTTTCGAGAAAATTTCAACAATGGTTATCTAGTTTTGAGTTCAATACTGACAAGTCActactctttattttatttttttctcctcatCTAATAAACCTTTCGCTCTTGCAAGGGATAACTTTATCCTAGGGGTGACCGTCAGTCAAATAGCGCGACTAAAAATGGGCTGAGTTAATATTAAATCGGTGGACTATTCATCCGTGAATGGGTCCTACTTTCGTACGCCAATTTTGCCATCTCAAATCAATCCTTTCATTTCATACCacatttaattatttcttttagtgATCTTTCCTAGGGCTTGTAGATCCTGTTTTTGTGAAATCCATCTTACGAGTAAAGTGGAAAATACTTGAGAGCCTGTTCAGTAATATGACAttcaaaaataaacttaaaagCGGCATATTGTGTTCAACTGAATTCATTACTTTCGGATATCTTGCTGTCACTCTTATGAGTAAAGTGGAAAAATACTTGAGAGCCTGTTCACTAATATGGCATCCAGAAGTAAACTTAAAAGTTCAATTGAATTCATTACTTGCAACTCAATTTAATTATACATGCACATAAAAATATTGTTCTTGTaattttatatatagagagagagattagaTTCGTTCTGAATTAATGGAttttaaaatggaaaaagaacactctataacactttttaaaataaatagcccaagtttgaaaatttttcaaaaagtggTTAGTTGGATATACTATTTTTGCTTTATAGCCTtttctaatttgggtcattttggcctacgtagtccatatacagtccatatataatactgatacagtctatatacaatactgatacaatattcaacttgggcaatttggcctttttaaaaatatttcaatattttttttgctataaattttttaactgatcaaatattctattttttattgtttagaaagaataattaaattaaataaaaatgatataattgttaaataaaatatgtatctatagaagatatatgtatagaaattgtatagttctatcaaatatatatatgtataaaatatatatataaaatatataaaaagtttatgaaaattatataattgttgtataaaacgtgtaaaaaaaatgtacagtcattatataaattgtgtatcaaactgtataattttcgtatagaatatttatatgtataatatatgtataaaaactgtatagaaggtgtgtagaaacgctatagaacaagccagtaaattgaaaaggttagaaagtggaatttaaattatggtcattttcatggaaatagtttaatttgaagtgccgTTTTTGTCATTTCCCCTTTTAAAACCGAGATTCTTTCTCTAGTGGCATCTATAAGTACTACATGAAGGAACTCCCCATacgtttttttgttttgttttccacTCGATATCTACATTGGAGATCGATTAAATGCGTATCCGTGCTGGAAAATCTCACATTTGAGGGGAAAAGTGCTTCTAACAAATGGACTTCGTACTAAGGGAACTTGAACCCGAGACCCTTGATCCATATAATCTGCTTATGTTGGATCCAATTACATAATCCTTCATAACTTTACTGGGACTGTTTATGTACCTGTTTTCCTTTGGACTAAAATTGGTGTCATTTTTGTGTAGGGGTCTGGTGGAATAACCATCAGGAAAACAGGCCAAGCTTTGATTTTTGGCATCTATGAGGAACCAGTGACTCCAGGACAGTGTAACATGGTTGTTGAGAAAATTGGAGACTACCTCGCTGACCAGggttattgaatttcattaatCCCATAATTTATCTTcctataatttttgtattttggtgATTGCATCTTTATCTTATATGGCCAAATTGTCACTGGAGCTTTTTCCCAAAACGAATAAGTAGCTACTACTATTTCCTCTTTGCTATAAATTGTGTTATAAGTAGTATTTTAGTGAAAACCTGTTTGCgtatttttagcctttttatttGGGACCGCATCTGTAATAAAAGAAGATGTTTAATTCGATCTTTTTGTTGAGTAATCTTCTAGTGTTTgtatatttcattatgttatgAAAAGAAAGactttaaaagtaaataaatacaTTAAAGAAAAGTGCATAGAGAGAGATTGGTATATTCTTCAACTTCAAACTGATATACAAATGAACTAAAAAAATTTGTTGTTTACAGAAGAATAAAAGTTGCTTATAGAAATCTACTTGCAAAGTTTTTTGTAAGTTGCTTATAGGAATCTGCTTGCGGAGAAATAAATGGACAACTACATTCATAATACATTCGGAATTCTTCAATTGTGTCGATGTGATTTTTCAGATAAATCCGATGTCAAATTCGAATTAAAATCTATGTATGGTCAATATTAAAGGATAACCTATGAAATTGAGTGAATACGACCTGCATAACGAGAAAGGATACAAAGGGACATTATGATTGATTAAAACTAATTTAAGGTTGTTATGGGAGTACTAGTTATTTCTTGTGTTCCTAAATACTTGTTCatttgatacatatcttaaaaaataataaatagaagattgattttattatattatttttaaaatataataaatttttttctttgaaaaaggcaaataatgtattatatttaatatcaaagataatagataaattatacattgatttgataaactaaattaTATCTGACCAGATATTTATGTTTCgaatattataaaaaatcccaGCTAGGGAagcatattacaaaaattccaacatatacatagaatgttatgtatatgtcggttatgctatgtatattaatagggaaagTGAGTAAAGTAactaaaaaagtgggagagagtgtaattagttccaaaagggttggtatttatgttatttatacattaatAAATTGAGTCGGTATATCAGTAACCTCAATCAAACTTATTGAAACTCATTGAATGGCAATGAAAAACAGTTTTGAGATACCTAAAACATACTCAAGATTATTtttgcattataacaaatatATCGCAGTAATTAAAGAATATAGGAAAAAGGTACGAATACACCcctaaactttaataaatggtacagatatactctccgtcatactttaggtataAATATACTCTTATCATTAATGAAAGGGTACATATATACCCCTAAACTTTAAAAAATGATACAGATATACCttccgtcatactttaggtataAATATAGGATAAATTACTTATAACCACACCTTAAGTTtctattattacttaaaatctcatccaactaaactaattacaaaaatccctttttaCTCAAATAGTTGTCTCTTTTCTGATACATCTAAAAAAATCACCCACATCCCCTTATTGTGCTGCAAATCAAgcccaaaaatcaagaaatatatctCACGATTTTCTCAACTCACCCATTTTGAATTTCACCATGTTCtcatcttcatcttctacttcaacATTCAAGTTACAACTTCCACtaactttcttttgaattttcaCCATGTTCTCATCTATTACTCAATTAGATCTTACAACTCTATCTTTCCACCATTaactttgtttttttaatttccatcatttcattatgatatgaacGATAATGATTTTCGTGaaaatagattgaaatatcaaaatgtTTTGGATAAAATGGCTATGATATTTAAGCAAaacttttgattgtttttatttcaatttctataaattaatttCCATCCATCTGTTAGACTTTGTGCATCAAAAGATATTTTACTCTTCAGCAATGTATCATATAAGCTAATTGTAGTTTTATATCTTAATGTAAATTATATAATGTAtcagatatttttaaaaataagtcaaGTATAATGCAAACTTAATTACAGTGATGTATCtcaaccaaaataatttaatgtatCAGAAATGTAAATTAACAATACAATAGTAGATATAATATTGTTGTATTTGCATATAAAAGAATGTATTATAAGATATTTAGCTTTTAATAAAATGTATCAGATAATTTTTACACATATAAAGTATTaagcaaaaaatataataatgtattAGTAACCACAAATAAATGTAATGTGTCATGAACTGCAGTGTATCATGAACTAAATGTTATTAAATGAGATATTTATTATCATAATACAATATATCATAAGTTTTTACATAATCggaaaaaatatgatatttgttatCATAAGTTATTAAATGATGTATATTGGGTAATGTAAACATCAATTTCTTTAATTAAGTGCATTAATTGCTCAACTGTAGGCTTAATTATCATTTCTTTCCGTTTTTAATCataattaaagatttattaatgTATCATAAACTAATGTATCATGACGTTAACTAATGTATCATAtctgaaattttatgtaattattataaaagtaggGAGAAAGAGTAATTAGGCAATAAagtgttgggatttatgttgtttacccatAAATATACCTTTATCGTTAATTAAAAGGTACACATATAtccctgaactttgataaatggtacagataTACCCTCGGTCATACTTAAAGTACAAATATACTcttgtcgttaatgaaaaggtacatgtTGACCTTTCTCACTAACGGCAGGACACGTATCACACTCTTGtttattttcccttttaaatttaatttatcccCACACTACCcgaaaataattctaatttaccCACAAACCAATCCAAATAATAATCCAAACCCGACCCAATCTAATGAAACCTTCAAGACGCATCTCTATTAACTCATATTCATTcactttttctctttctattagaTCGGACTGGGTTTGGATTATTATTCGGATCCGATTATGagttaaattagaattattttagggtggagttgggataaattaaatttgaaaaggTGAAACGAACAGGATTGTAGCACGTGTCCTGTTATTAATGAGGAGGGTATATGTGTATCTTTTCATTAACGCaaaggtatatttgtacctaaagtatgacgaaggatatatttgtaccatttaacAAAGCTTAAGGGTATATATGTACTTTTTCATTAATGGCAAGAATATTTGTACCAAAATGTGATGGAtaatatatttgtaccatttatcaaagtttagaAGTATATTCATACATTTTTCGAAGaatataataacataaattaaatcaccaaattaaattaaaaaaaaattaaaaataaatatatatccaTTTTTGATGGAGGAACAGTCACTCGAAAATCATGGacatttcaaaaagaaaagtggACAAGGAGTAATAGATTGATTCTGTTAGGTGCTCTTCGGCAGTCGCACTCGCACAGCACAAAAGTAACAGTAACCAGAAATGAACGTTGAGTTTTGAA
The Capsicum annuum cultivar UCD-10X-F1 chromosome 6, UCD10Xv1.1, whole genome shotgun sequence DNA segment above includes these coding regions:
- the LOC107876105 gene encoding profilin-2, which encodes MSWQTYVDDHLMVDLEGGHLSAAAILGFDGSVWAQSSDFPKFKPEEITNIMKDFDEPGFLAPTGLFLGGTKYMVIQGEPGAVIRGKKGSGGITIRKTGQALIFGIYEEPVTPGQCNMVVEKIGDYLADQGY